The proteins below come from a single Elgaria multicarinata webbii isolate HBS135686 ecotype San Diego chromosome 11, rElgMul1.1.pri, whole genome shotgun sequence genomic window:
- the LOC134405811 gene encoding vomeronasal type-2 receptor 26-like — MRGGDFDTRMVLLLLLLLLLLLLPNVVWKVHAMKCSGNQPPYIPKEWYQPGDLFVGGVTSHLHYPPPKVSFLRHPSKEKIKFLMVSTKFYQHVLALVFAIDEINDNPKILPNVTLGFHIYDSYTDSKRTYRATLDFLFNSHQFLPNYKCDIQKNLIGVIGGLSSDASSRVADILGLYKVPQVSYGSFRSAVKDQTNSPSFYRIVPNVDLQYQGLVQLFQHFRWNWVVLMATKDEGGDHFLQVMESLLLQNRICSTFTERFEKNVYLHDMHKTIFEKLGLLQTLMESKANAVVIHGESSAITWLEFLIYGSRMLPLIFPQNKERFSAAKVWITTAQIDFIMNTLVILGGFDIQFLHGAISFTIPSMELQGFQEFLQLVNPFWEKEDGFVHDFWEQAFCCSFSPSIVSLIGGTCTGEEMLESLPGGVFDMNMSGHSYSIYNAVYTVAQALHTFYMARVNHRTMESGERLFPENVEPWQLHSLIQTISFNNTAGDEITFNEHGEFEGGFDITNFVTFPNKSCVRVKVGRLDPHAPPGKGLTINEDRIKWHRDLTQCTDNCHPGYSKKKIEGEKFCCYDCAPCPDGMFSNKNDTEICVNCPNGYYPNKFKNECIPKIPNFLDFKDTLASISMFSVLLWSLITALVLGIFIRHRDTAIVKANNRSLTYVLLLSLLLCFNSSLPFIGKPKKGTCLLRQTAFGIIFSVSLSTILAKTISVVLAFMATKPGSQIRKWVGKRLAYSIILLCSNIQAGICTLWLATSPPFPDMDMTSVTEEIVLLCNEGSVVMFYFVLGYMGLLAIVSFTVAFLARKLPDSFNEAKFITFSMLVFCSVWVSFVPTYLSTRGKYMVIVEIFSILASSAGLLSCIFFPKCYIIVMRPELNTRELLIRRKV, encoded by the exons ATGCGTGGAGGGGACTTTGACACGAGGATGGTGTTGctgttgctcctgctgctgctccttctgttgctgccaAACGTGGTGTGGAAAGTGCACGCCATGAAGTGCAGTGGAAATCAGCCTCCCTACATTCCAAAAGAGTGGTACCAGCCAGGGGATCTCTTCGTCGGTGGGGTGACATCTCATCTCCATTACCCTCCCCCCAAAGTGTCATTCCTCAGACATCCTTCTAAGGAGAAGATAAAATTTCTCAT GGTGTCgacaaagttctaccagcatGTCCTGGCTTTGGTGTTTGCCATAGATGAGATCAatgacaatcccaagatcctgCCCAATGTCACTCTTGggttccacatctatgacagctacacTGATTCAAAGAGGACCTATCGTGCCACTTTAGACTTTctctttaactcccatcagtttcTCCCCAACTACAAATGTGACATCCAGAAAAATCTAATAGGAGTCATCGGGGGACTTAGTTCTGATGCCTCCTCACGCGTCGCAGACATCTTAGGTCTTTACAAGGTTCCACAG GTTTCATATGGCTCATTTAGGTCTGCCGTGAAAGATCAAACCAATTCCCCTTCCTTTTACCGCATTGTCCCCAATGTAGACCTGCAATACCAAGGACTTGTCCAGTTATTTCAGCATTTCAGATGGAACTGGGTTGTACTCATGGCTACGAAGGATGAGGGAGGAGATCATTTCTTGCAGGTCATGGAGTCTCTGCTTTTGCAGAACAGAATCTGTTCAACATTCACAGAAAGATTTGAAAAGAATGTTTATCTCCATGATATGCATAAAACCATCTTTGAAAAATTGGGACTTTTGCAAACTCTCATGGAGAGCAAAGCCAATGCGGTTGTTATACATGGAGAATCTTCAGCCATAACATGGTTGGAATTTTTAATATATGGAAGCAGGATGCTTCCGCTAATTTTTCCTCAGAATAAGGAGAGGTTCTCTGCAGCAAAAGTATGGATAACGACAGCCCAAATTGATTTCATAATGAATACCTTAGTAATACTTGGTGGATTTGATATACAATTCCTCCATGGTGCCATCTCCTTTACAATTCCATCAATGGAGCTTCAAGGCTTCCAAGAATTTCTTCAGCTTGTAAATCCTTTCTGGGAAAAAGAAGACGGTTTTGTTCATGATTTCTGGGAACAAGCATTTTGTTGTTCATTTTCACCCTCAATTGTGAGTCTCATAGGTGGAACATGTACCGGAGAGGAGATGCTGGAGAGTCTTCCTGGAGGTGTTTTTGATATGAACATGAGCGGCCACAGCTacagtatctacaatgctgtctacaCTGTGGCACAAGCCTTACACACCTTCTACATGGCTAGAGTCAACCACAGAACAATGGAGAGTGGAGAAAGATTGTTTCCTGAGAATGTAGAACCCTGGCAG CTCCACTCATTGATTCAGACAATCTCATTCAACAACACTGCTGGAGATGAAATTACATTTAATGAACATGGAGAATTTGAAGGGGGATTTGATATTACAAACTTTGTCACCTTCCCAAATAAGTCCTGTGTCAGGGTCAAAGTGGGAAGGCTGGATCCTCATGCTCCCCCAGGCAAAGGACTCACCATTAATGAGGACAGAATCAAATGGCACCGAGACCTGACTCAG tgtactgacaactgtcaTCCGGGTTACAGCAAGAAAAAGATAGAGGGGGagaaattttgctgctatgattgtgctCCATGTCCAGATGGGATGTTCTCAAACAAGAATG aTACGGAAATTTGTGTCAATTGTCCAAATGGTTACTATCCAAACAAATTCAAGAATGAATGCATTCCTAAAATTCCAAATTTCCTAGATTTCAAAGACACTTTGGCCAGCATTTCCATGTTTTCTGTACTTTTATGGTCTCTCATCACAGCTCTGGTGCTTGGCATCTTCATTAGGCACCGGGACACTGCCATAGTCAAAGCAAATAACCGAAGTCTCACCtacgtcctcctcctctccctcctgttGTGTTTCAACTCTTCCTTGCCCTTCATTGGAAAGCCTAAAAAGGGGACCTGCCTTcttcgacaaactgcttttggcatcatcttctctgTGTCCCTTTCTACCATATTGGCAAAAACGATCTCGGTGGTTCTTGCATTCATGGCTACCAAACCAGGATCCCAGAtaaggaaatgggtggggaaaagactagCATATTCGATTATCCTCTTGTGTTCCAATATTCAAGCAGGCATCTGTACTCTGTGGCTGGCAacttctcccccattcccagataTGGACATGACTTCAGTGACTGAAGAAATTGTCCTGCTGTGTAATGAAGGGTCAGTCGTCATGTTCTACTTTGTTTTGGGTTACATGGGTCTCCTAGCTATTGTCAGCTTTACTGtggccttcctggccaggaagttgcctgacagttttaatgaagccaagttcatcaccttcagcatgttggtcttttgcagtgtgtgggtgtCCTTTGTTCCAACCTACCTCAGCACAAGGGGAAAGTACATGGTGattgtggagatcttctccatcttggcttcTAGTGCTGGGTTACTCAGctgcatctttttccccaaatgctacattattgtcaTGAGACCTGAGTTGAACACCAGAGAGCTCCTAATACGAAGAAAGGTGTAA